A genome region from Spirochaetaceae bacterium includes the following:
- a CDS encoding ABC transporter substrate-binding protein, which translates to MALRFLWFMTLAVALVATVTFASPAGEDEAAMAAEKEYVTDPSTGKQVLKPAYGGTITVAQRPLGFDHADTWISHAGGVYAGAALDKLGQADWAVDRSVNKMVTYYPESVVADHLAESWENPDPLTYVYKMRDNVFFHDKPPVNGRQFTADDMAANYERLFGIGRFAGQEPAVHTWGTKALPFESVTATDKLTLVIKLSRPNADTHRQLFDDCHVRAYPPETFDMLGNVNNLIGTGPFMVNEYVSGSSITWDRNPNYWKDDEKYPGNRLPYADKLVMLFMSDEATILAALRSGQIDIAGATGNVLIKSIANAVQLQEDVPGMQLFPIARRSETSLGMRMDKPPLDDIRVRHALQMALDLKTVTDNYYYGFGDWQPTGSIGPAVIGYNNPFDTWPEELKKFWSYDPAGAERLLDDAGYPRGADGVRFQTSILTRVDRSDVGYMELVAGYWKEIGVEAEIEAVDSATYEGRRAALDFDGLKDFWAVGADYGQMASTLGQFRDDSSYRAGTFSDPVFEAKYDELDAAAGDAEEHRRLAKALDMYVIEQHPYIYGPRVPAFNIAQPWIVGYNGEMAIGNCAWNGPYARMWIDSQLKAELN; encoded by the coding sequence ATGGCTCTTCGATTCCTTTGGTTCATGACACTGGCGGTCGCGCTGGTGGCTACCGTTACGTTCGCCAGCCCCGCCGGCGAAGACGAGGCGGCGATGGCCGCCGAGAAGGAGTACGTCACCGATCCGTCCACCGGCAAGCAGGTGCTCAAGCCGGCGTACGGCGGGACCATTACCGTTGCGCAGCGACCTTTGGGGTTTGACCACGCCGACACCTGGATCAGCCACGCCGGCGGAGTGTACGCGGGAGCGGCTCTGGACAAGTTGGGCCAAGCCGACTGGGCAGTCGACCGCAGTGTCAACAAAATGGTGACCTACTATCCCGAGAGCGTCGTCGCCGACCACCTGGCCGAGAGCTGGGAGAACCCGGATCCGTTGACCTACGTCTACAAGATGCGCGACAACGTGTTCTTTCACGACAAGCCGCCGGTGAACGGTCGCCAGTTTACCGCCGACGACATGGCCGCCAACTACGAGCGCCTGTTCGGCATCGGCAGGTTTGCCGGCCAGGAGCCCGCGGTGCATACCTGGGGAACAAAAGCCCTGCCCTTCGAGTCGGTAACGGCCACCGACAAGCTGACATTGGTGATCAAGCTGTCGCGGCCGAACGCGGACACCCATCGGCAACTGTTCGACGACTGCCACGTCCGGGCATATCCGCCCGAGACCTTCGACATGCTCGGCAACGTCAACAACCTGATCGGCACCGGGCCCTTCATGGTGAACGAGTACGTCAGCGGCAGTTCGATCACGTGGGACAGGAACCCCAACTACTGGAAGGACGACGAGAAGTACCCGGGGAACCGCCTGCCCTACGCCGACAAGCTCGTGATGCTGTTCATGAGCGACGAGGCGACCATTCTTGCGGCACTGCGGTCGGGCCAGATCGATATCGCCGGGGCGACCGGTAACGTGCTGATCAAGTCGATCGCCAACGCGGTGCAGCTCCAGGAAGATGTCCCGGGCATGCAGCTCTTCCCGATCGCGCGCCGATCGGAGACGTCGTTGGGGATGAGAATGGATAAGCCTCCCCTTGACGACATCAGGGTGCGCCACGCGCTGCAGATGGCGCTCGACCTGAAGACCGTCACAGACAACTATTACTATGGCTTCGGCGATTGGCAGCCGACGGGGTCGATCGGGCCTGCGGTGATCGGTTACAACAACCCCTTCGATACCTGGCCCGAGGAACTCAAGAAGTTCTGGTCCTACGACCCGGCGGGTGCCGAGCGACTGCTCGATGATGCCGGATACCCACGCGGCGCGGACGGCGTCCGCTTCCAGACCTCGATCCTGACCAGAGTCGACCGGAGCGACGTGGGCTATATGGAGCTGGTAGCCGGCTACTGGAAGGAGATCGGCGTGGAGGCCGAGATCGAGGCGGTGGACAGCGCCACGTACGAGGGACGGCGCGCGGCGTTGGATTTCGACGGATTGAAAGACTTCTGGGCCGTCGGCGCCGACTACGGGCAGATGGCCTCTACTCTCGGCCAGTTTCGCGACGACTCAAGCTACAGGGCCGGCACCTTCAGCGACCCGGTGTTCGAGGCCAAATATGACGAGTTGGACGCTGCCGCTGGTGACGCGGAGGAGCACCGACGGCTGGCGAAGGCGCTCGACATGTACGTCATCGAGCAGCACCCCTACATCTATGGTCCGCGGGTTCCAGCGTTCAACATTGCGCAGCCATGGATCGTCGGCTACAACGGCGAGATGGCGATCGGCAACTGCGCCTGGAATGGGCCCTACGCGCGCATGTGGATCGATAGTCAGCTCAAGGCCGAGTTGAACTAA
- a CDS encoding Zn-dependent alcohol dehydrogenase translates to MKAKAAVLYEENQPIVVEEVDVDGPKAGEVLVKIAATGVCHSCYAVITGKEKWPLPAVLGDEGAGVVEAAGSGVSLVKPGDPVVLSISPACGHCIYCVRGYASLCRKAAQMKQRPPRYSKNGKGIYQFTVASFAEYTVVPQEAAVPIDRDFPLEKAALCGCSVITGVGSVANTAEVKLGSSVVVIGAGGIGLNAIQGAALAGAAQIIAVDLVAAKLELARQFGATHTINASNGDPIPEIHNLTEGLGADYAIEAIGTNVTYEQAIRAIRPRGKAILVGLPQSEPICLEPRLLMGGERIIMGSALGTTRMRYDVPRLLSLYRAGKLKLDELITRTYPLEAVNEAFEDMLNGKVARGVIRF, encoded by the coding sequence ATGAAAGCGAAAGCCGCTGTCTTGTACGAAGAGAACCAGCCGATTGTGGTTGAAGAGGTTGATGTGGACGGTCCCAAAGCGGGCGAAGTCCTGGTCAAGATCGCTGCGACGGGTGTCTGCCATAGCTGCTATGCCGTCATTACGGGTAAGGAAAAGTGGCCGCTTCCCGCCGTGTTGGGCGATGAAGGAGCCGGGGTTGTCGAGGCGGCCGGGTCGGGTGTCAGCCTGGTCAAACCAGGTGATCCGGTGGTGCTTTCGATCTCGCCTGCCTGCGGTCACTGTATCTATTGTGTGCGTGGCTATGCCAGCCTTTGCCGCAAGGCAGCCCAGATGAAACAGCGCCCCCCGCGCTATAGCAAAAATGGCAAGGGCATCTACCAATTCACCGTCGCTTCCTTTGCCGAATATACGGTGGTCCCCCAAGAAGCCGCGGTCCCGATTGACCGGGATTTCCCGCTCGAAAAGGCAGCCCTGTGTGGTTGTAGCGTCATCACCGGCGTGGGTAGCGTGGCCAACACAGCGGAGGTGAAGCTAGGGAGCAGCGTCGTCGTTATTGGGGCCGGCGGCATCGGGTTGAATGCAATTCAAGGGGCCGCTCTGGCCGGGGCTGCCCAGATCATCGCGGTTGATTTGGTGGCGGCGAAGCTCGAACTGGCCCGCCAGTTTGGGGCCACCCATACCATCAACGCCAGCAACGGTGACCCGATACCCGAAATCCACAACTTGACCGAGGGTCTTGGCGCCGATTATGCGATTGAAGCGATTGGCACGAATGTGACGTATGAACAGGCGATACGAGCCATCCGACCGCGCGGCAAAGCGATCTTGGTTGGTTTACCGCAGTCCGAACCGATTTGTCTGGAGCCTCGCCTACTCATGGGGGGTGAACGGATCATCATGGGCAGCGCCCTCGGCACGACGCGGATGCGCTATGACGTACCTCGGCTCCTCTCGCTCTATCGAGCCGGGAAACTCAAGCTGGATGAACTTATCACCCGGACCTATCCGTTGGAAGCGGTGAATGAGGCGTTTGAAGACATGCTCAACGGCAAGGTTGCCCGTGGGGTAATCCGATTCTGA
- a CDS encoding ABC transporter permease: protein MASGIIIVILLFVAIFADVLAPYSYKETHLIDRLTGPSFQYLLGTDQAGRDLLSRLIIGARVSVLVGLAATAVNVVVAVLVGGISGFLGGRLDLAMQRFVDAWMAFPGLLLLLTIMSIVGRGLLQTIIVLGILGGISGSRVMRSAVIGIKENDYFQAARAVGTPTGQILTRHVLPNIMAPVIIVFSINIGGVILSLASLGFLGYGLPPSIPDWGGMLSREGRRYMEQAPWLALWPGLCLTIVVYSFNMLGDALRDLLDPRLRGAGGRAAGSGAPSV from the coding sequence GTGGCCAGCGGTATCATCATAGTGATATTGCTGTTCGTGGCGATCTTTGCCGATGTGCTGGCGCCTTATTCCTATAAGGAAACGCACCTGATAGACAGGCTTACCGGCCCATCATTCCAGTATCTTCTGGGTACCGACCAAGCCGGGCGAGACCTGCTCAGCCGCCTGATCATCGGGGCTCGCGTGTCCGTACTTGTCGGTCTGGCCGCGACTGCGGTGAATGTCGTCGTCGCTGTCCTGGTCGGCGGCATTTCAGGATTCCTTGGCGGTAGATTGGACCTGGCGATGCAGCGCTTTGTCGATGCCTGGATGGCGTTTCCGGGACTGTTGCTCTTGCTCACCATCATGTCGATTGTGGGAAGGGGTCTCCTCCAGACCATCATAGTCCTGGGAATTCTTGGCGGCATCAGCGGCTCGAGAGTCATGAGAAGCGCCGTGATCGGTATCAAGGAGAATGACTATTTTCAGGCCGCCCGGGCCGTGGGCACGCCCACGGGTCAAATCCTGACTCGCCATGTCCTACCCAACATTATGGCACCCGTCATCATTGTCTTCTCCATTAACATCGGGGGCGTGATTCTGTCTTTGGCTTCTCTCGGCTTCCTCGGCTATGGTCTGCCGCCCAGCATCCCTGACTGGGGCGGCATGCTCAGCCGGGAAGGGCGCAGGTACATGGAGCAAGCCCCCTGGCTGGCCCTCTGGCCAGGGCTGTGCCTGACGATTGTGGTGTACAGCTTCAACATGTTGGGTGACGCCCTCAGGGACCTGCTCGATCCGCGGCTGCGGGGTGCCGGCGGTCGTGCGGCAGGCAGCGGCGCCCCATCGGTTTGA
- a CDS encoding aldo/keto reductase translates to MSSALEQRSFGRTGEKVSVIGLGGAALYKHSYEQGIATVKHALDLGVSYFDTAPAYGRASVDGRWLDRGTSQLIMGEGLDGTTKPHLLATKLSNYSTVEDCRAQIQDNLRALRRDKVDVLLVHSIEKAKAWIPGSRDGELLDLDREHDYANAAIIQALREAKAQGLCGYIGLSSNRSAALAHVLQRVEFDMCLSAHEYSLLARQSPRTMLPVVREQGIAYVVGGIFSKFGLGVATEASPFQLARRGPLAPVGAVFSDERLVELAKTTDISIAALTVRFLIANRELSTILVGASTPEELEESVVAAQAGPLPPDIHQTLDKLHAETVGDAP, encoded by the coding sequence GTGTCAAGCGCACTGGAGCAGCGCTCCTTCGGCCGCACTGGTGAGAAAGTCAGCGTTATCGGCCTCGGCGGTGCCGCTTTGTATAAGCACTCTTATGAACAAGGGATAGCAACCGTCAAACATGCGCTCGATTTGGGTGTCAGCTACTTCGACACAGCGCCCGCTTACGGTAGAGCCAGCGTGGATGGCCGTTGGCTAGACCGGGGTACGTCGCAGTTGATCATGGGTGAGGGGCTTGACGGGACCACGAAACCGCATCTCCTCGCAACAAAGCTGTCCAACTATAGCACCGTAGAGGACTGCCGCGCTCAAATACAAGACAACCTACGTGCCCTGCGTCGCGATAAAGTCGACGTTCTCCTGGTGCACAGCATCGAGAAGGCAAAAGCCTGGATACCAGGCTCGCGGGACGGCGAGCTTCTGGATCTCGACAGGGAGCACGACTACGCGAACGCAGCCATCATTCAGGCGCTGCGTGAAGCAAAGGCGCAAGGGCTGTGCGGCTACATTGGTCTCAGTTCAAACCGGTCTGCGGCGCTGGCTCATGTCTTACAGCGGGTAGAGTTTGATATGTGCCTGTCGGCGCACGAGTATTCGCTGCTGGCCCGCCAGTCCCCGCGGACGATGCTGCCGGTGGTTCGTGAGCAGGGAATTGCCTATGTCGTGGGAGGGATTTTCTCCAAGTTTGGTTTGGGCGTGGCAACTGAGGCCTCGCCGTTTCAGCTCGCCCGTAGAGGTCCTCTGGCTCCGGTTGGAGCGGTATTCTCAGATGAGCGCCTCGTCGAATTGGCCAAGACGACCGATATTTCGATCGCCGCATTGACGGTTCGTTTCTTGATCGCCAATCGGGAACTGTCGACTATCCTTGTGGGTGCATCCACGCCCGAGGAGCTCGAGGAGAGCGTCGTAGCTGCGCAGGCAGGTCCGCTACCGCCCGATATTCATCAGACCCTCGACAAGCTGCATGCAGAGACGGTTGGCGATGCGCCGTGA